From Algoriphagus sp. NG3, the proteins below share one genomic window:
- a CDS encoding DUF4255 domain-containing protein produces MIHSTLEFLTAELNAFIKLKVGDPVGDRIVLSSVTNETGIIIPDKSLGLSLINIEEERTIKEQRSTYINAVGKTEKRNPEIQLNLYILITANFQNKNINDSSDDYVEGLKQLGYAISFFQSKNVFTKENSPGLASSDPDLTKIVVELYSYSFEQLYNFWTVVGAKYLPSVLYKVKTLRIQENQLLESGDPIEKIHLNSLHKS; encoded by the coding sequence ATGATTCATTCCACACTGGAATTTTTAACTGCAGAGCTCAATGCCTTTATCAAACTAAAGGTGGGTGACCCTGTAGGGGATAGGATAGTTTTGTCATCAGTCACAAACGAAACAGGAATTATTATTCCAGACAAAAGCCTGGGGCTGTCCCTGATCAACATCGAGGAGGAACGGACTATCAAGGAGCAGCGCAGTACCTATATCAATGCCGTAGGAAAAACCGAAAAAAGAAATCCAGAGATCCAACTCAATCTCTATATACTGATTACTGCCAATTTCCAAAATAAAAACATCAATGATTCCTCTGACGACTATGTAGAGGGACTCAAGCAGTTGGGCTATGCCATCTCTTTTTTCCAGTCCAAAAATGTATTTACCAAAGAAAATAGCCCAGGCTTGGCAAGTTCCGATCCTGACCTTACCAAAATAGTAGTAGAACTCTACAGCTATTCCTTCGAGCAACTGTATAACTTCTGGACTGTGGTCGGCGCAAAATATCTGCCCTCAGTACTATATAAGGTGAAAACCCTCCGCATTCAGGAAAACCAACTTCTCGAAAGTGGTGACCCTATCGAAAAAATCCATCTTAATTCCCTCCACAAATCATGA
- a CDS encoding phage tail sheath family protein, which yields MASQSTPGVYIQEISTLPASIASVETAIPAFIGHTEIAEKDGESVKTIPTRITSMLEFEAIFGKANPEAFSITVEDTYPGSQGTPGKLDSRKVSAVPPATPSPYKLYYSLQMYFSNGGGPCYIVSVNDFDNLPAKGDPTDEDSLLGGLEALKGVDEPTLIVFPDVIPAVLPETTGTVYKDIYDAALAQCESLKDRFVIVDVKDVTADPFADAQHFRDDCIGISNLKYGAAYYPNLSSALNYAYSPTDQTIIHTNIYQTGAVPNDAGVHDTLPLEANDPADPSVLRNDPSLYRSIIAEINKSYITLPPSGAIAGIYARVDRQRGVWKAPANVDVRTAIGPSRKVSHDQQADLNVDATSGKSINAIRTFTGKGTLVWGARTLAGNDNEWRYVPVRRLYIFVEESVKKATEFVVFEPNDANTWLRTKTMIENFLSKLWRDGALAGAKPDEAFFVRVGLGQTMSAQDILEGRLNIEIGLAAVRPAEFIILKFSHKLQES from the coding sequence ATGGCAAGTCAATCTACCCCCGGTGTTTACATACAAGAGATTTCCACACTTCCCGCTTCTATAGCCTCCGTGGAAACAGCCATCCCAGCTTTTATCGGGCATACCGAAATTGCGGAAAAGGATGGAGAAAGCGTCAAAACTATTCCGACGAGGATCACCAGCATGCTGGAGTTTGAGGCAATTTTTGGCAAAGCAAACCCAGAAGCTTTTTCCATTACTGTCGAAGATACCTACCCAGGTTCCCAAGGAACTCCAGGAAAGTTGGATAGCAGGAAAGTCAGCGCAGTTCCGCCAGCGACACCAAGTCCATACAAGCTTTACTACTCCCTTCAGATGTATTTTTCCAACGGAGGTGGGCCTTGCTACATTGTCTCTGTCAATGATTTTGACAATTTGCCTGCAAAAGGAGATCCTACAGACGAAGATTCTCTTTTGGGCGGTTTGGAAGCTTTAAAAGGAGTGGATGAACCCACTTTGATCGTATTTCCTGATGTAATACCAGCAGTGCTTCCGGAAACCACAGGCACTGTTTACAAGGACATTTACGATGCCGCTTTGGCACAATGTGAATCCTTGAAAGACAGATTTGTAATAGTAGATGTCAAAGATGTTACCGCAGATCCATTTGCGGATGCGCAACATTTCAGGGATGATTGCATCGGCATTTCAAATCTGAAATATGGGGCAGCTTATTACCCAAACTTGAGCAGTGCACTAAACTACGCCTACTCTCCAACTGACCAGACGATCATTCACACCAATATTTATCAAACAGGGGCCGTTCCCAATGATGCAGGAGTTCATGACACTTTGCCGCTGGAAGCAAACGATCCTGCCGATCCAAGTGTACTCAGAAACGATCCCAGCTTATATAGGAGTATTATTGCCGAAATCAATAAAAGCTACATCACTTTACCTCCTTCAGGGGCGATAGCGGGTATTTACGCAAGAGTTGACAGGCAGCGGGGAGTTTGGAAAGCACCTGCAAATGTAGATGTACGAACAGCCATCGGACCATCCAGAAAAGTATCCCACGATCAGCAAGCTGATCTCAATGTAGATGCTACCTCCGGCAAATCCATCAATGCCATCAGGACTTTTACAGGCAAAGGGACTTTGGTGTGGGGAGCTAGAACACTGGCCGGTAACGACAATGAATGGCGGTATGTCCCAGTGAGAAGGCTCTACATTTTTGTAGAAGAATCGGTGAAAAAAGCCACCGAATTTGTGGTCTTCGAGCCAAACGATGCCAACACTTGGCTAAGAACCAAAACCATGATAGAAAACTTCCTTTCCAAGCTCTGGCGGGATGGTGCACTGGCTGGTGCTAAACCAGATGAGGCCTTCTTTGTGCGGGTTGGATTGGGACAGACCATGTCTGCCCAGGACATTCTGGAAGGTAGGTTGAACATAGAAATCGGATTGGCAGCAGTACGGCCTGCCGAATTTATCATCCTGAAATTCTCCCACAAACTTCAGGAATCCTAA
- a CDS encoding class I SAM-dependent methyltransferase, protein MKKACKFCGSLNNASFEATERMFGLGGSFTYLECMDCGSLQMDEIPQNLGEYYQRTGYYSFLPLNHSGFARKVYKRIRMKLLLATQSKIFEPRDYGYWLKKLAPGFHFRIADVGCGNGQLLYELYAAGFTDLHGFDPFMEKDQAVNPSLHLWKKRIEASDGLFDLIMLHHAFEHMEDPVEALQACYDKLKPGGKLLVRTPVTDAAVWKEKRAYWVQLDAPRHLIIPSVTGFQLVSQTIGLTLEEVLFDSSAFQFWGTSLYEKGFSLDLKLVGQHYSPEELAELEKKALLYNQEGKGDQVCFFLRKPL, encoded by the coding sequence TTGAAAAAAGCCTGTAAGTTCTGTGGGAGTTTGAACAATGCCTCTTTTGAAGCGACTGAAAGGATGTTTGGCCTGGGAGGTTCATTTACTTATTTGGAGTGTATGGATTGTGGATCGCTTCAAATGGATGAAATACCACAGAATCTTGGTGAATATTACCAGCGTACAGGTTATTACTCCTTTTTGCCCTTAAATCATTCAGGCTTTGCCCGAAAGGTGTACAAGAGGATTCGAATGAAACTGTTGCTGGCCACTCAATCTAAAATTTTTGAGCCCCGGGATTATGGGTATTGGCTGAAAAAACTGGCCCCTGGATTTCATTTCAGAATAGCGGATGTAGGCTGCGGAAACGGGCAATTACTCTACGAACTATATGCGGCCGGCTTCACTGATCTGCATGGCTTTGATCCTTTCATGGAAAAAGACCAGGCAGTCAATCCTAGCTTGCATCTATGGAAAAAGCGCATTGAAGCGAGCGATGGGCTATTTGATCTGATTATGTTGCATCATGCGTTTGAGCACATGGAGGATCCTGTGGAAGCGCTTCAGGCTTGTTATGACAAGTTGAAACCAGGCGGGAAGTTGCTGGTGAGAACCCCTGTGACCGATGCTGCCGTATGGAAGGAAAAGCGGGCGTATTGGGTACAACTGGATGCTCCCCGGCATTTGATCATTCCATCTGTGACAGGTTTCCAACTCGTTTCCCAGACTATAGGGCTTACACTGGAGGAGGTGCTGTTTGATTCCAGTGCGTTTCAGTTCTGGGGGACATCTCTCTATGAAAAGGGTTTTTCTTTAGATCTTAAATTAGTGGGACAGCATTATTCTCCGGAGGAATTAGCTGAATTGGAGAAAAAAGCCCTCCTGTATAATCAGGAGGGTAAGGGGGATCAGGTATGTTTTTTTCTGAGAAAGCCGCTTTAA
- a CDS encoding ABC transporter ATP-binding protein, translated as MAKKRGTALEESEKRKLNKQNLSKLGGIFQFLMPYKGAFFLGLIFLVFSSLTLLTFPYVAGKLIDTAQGTDWIVNDINSIALILVGILAVQSTFSFFRVWLFALVSERSMRDIRLALYSRMVRLPMTFFDKRRTGELISRITSDVSMLQDTFSVTLAELFRQVVTLVAGVIFLLVNTPKLTLFMLATFPVLVVIAMVFGKFIRKLSKTTQDELASANVIVEETLQSISTVKSFVGEAFESARYGSGLNRVVGVALRAAKYRGAFISFIIFALFGGIVAVMWYGASLVSSGEMSVGELVSFVLYTTFIGGSIAGLGDIYGQVQKAIGSSERVLEILDEEPEPAAGAKTSAFQGKIAFDQVGFHYPTRPEMEVLKSLSFHVNPGEKVALAGHSGAGKSTIIQLLMRFYEVQKGSIQVDDRPLHEWDLQNLRSHVGMVPQEVLLFGGSIRENIAYAKPGASEEEIILAAKKANAWQFISQFPEGLDTLVGERGVKLSGGQRQRVAIARAILKDPSILILDEATSSLDAESEHLVQEALDELMKGRTTIIIAHRLATIRKVDRIYVLSDGEIVEQGNHLDLLDREKGFYANLVRLQFAD; from the coding sequence ATGGCTAAGAAAAGAGGAACTGCTTTGGAAGAGAGCGAAAAACGGAAGTTGAACAAGCAGAATTTAAGTAAACTGGGAGGTATATTCCAGTTTTTGATGCCCTACAAAGGGGCATTCTTTTTAGGACTGATATTCCTGGTATTTTCTTCACTTACCTTGCTTACATTTCCATATGTGGCGGGTAAACTCATCGATACCGCACAAGGGACTGATTGGATAGTAAATGATATTAACTCGATCGCTTTGATCCTGGTAGGGATCCTTGCGGTACAGAGTACCTTCTCCTTTTTCAGGGTCTGGCTGTTTGCCTTGGTTTCTGAACGGTCCATGCGTGATATCCGTCTGGCGCTATACTCCAGAATGGTCCGCTTGCCCATGACGTTCTTCGATAAGCGTCGTACAGGCGAACTGATCAGTAGGATCACTTCTGATGTAAGCATGCTTCAGGATACCTTCTCAGTGACACTGGCAGAGCTTTTCCGTCAGGTAGTGACGCTGGTGGCAGGCGTGATTTTCCTCCTGGTCAACACTCCTAAATTGACGCTGTTCATGTTGGCCACCTTTCCTGTTCTGGTAGTGATAGCAATGGTTTTTGGGAAGTTTATCCGCAAGCTTTCTAAAACAACCCAGGATGAACTGGCATCTGCCAATGTGATTGTGGAGGAAACTTTACAATCGATCAGCACTGTCAAGTCTTTTGTGGGAGAAGCATTTGAATCTGCAAGATATGGCAGTGGGTTGAATAGGGTAGTGGGGGTCGCTCTCCGGGCTGCCAAATATAGAGGTGCATTTATCTCATTTATTATTTTTGCGCTTTTTGGTGGTATCGTAGCCGTGATGTGGTACGGAGCTAGTTTGGTGAGTTCCGGGGAAATGAGTGTGGGCGAACTTGTTTCGTTCGTGTTATACACCACGTTTATCGGAGGTTCCATAGCCGGATTAGGGGACATCTATGGACAGGTTCAAAAAGCCATCGGTTCTTCTGAGCGTGTCTTGGAAATATTGGATGAGGAACCCGAGCCTGCTGCTGGTGCTAAGACTTCTGCATTCCAGGGCAAAATAGCATTCGATCAAGTAGGCTTTCATTACCCGACACGTCCGGAAATGGAAGTACTAAAAAGCCTCAGCTTCCACGTGAATCCAGGAGAGAAAGTAGCTTTGGCTGGCCATTCAGGAGCAGGGAAATCCACCATTATCCAGCTTTTGATGCGTTTTTATGAGGTGCAGAAAGGTTCTATTCAGGTAGATGACCGCCCGTTGCATGAATGGGATCTGCAGAACCTTCGCTCACACGTGGGCATGGTTCCCCAAGAGGTACTGCTATTTGGAGGCTCTATCCGCGAGAATATAGCTTATGCCAAGCCTGGTGCTTCGGAAGAAGAAATTATACTGGCTGCCAAGAAGGCGAATGCCTGGCAGTTTATATCCCAGTTCCCGGAAGGGCTGGATACGCTGGTGGGTGAGCGCGGAGTGAAACTTTCCGGTGGTCAGCGGCAGCGGGTGGCAATAGCTCGGGCGATTTTAAAGGATCCCTCCATCCTGATATTGGATGAGGCGACTTCTTCTTTGGATGCGGAATCAGAGCATTTGGTGCAGGAGGCATTGGATGAATTGATGAAGGGAAGAACCACCATTATCATTGCGCATCGGCTGGCCACTATCCGCAAGGTGGATAGAATCTATGTGCTCAGCGACGGAGAGATTGTCGAGCAAGGCAACCACCTGGATCTTCTCGATAGAGAAAAGGGTTTCTACGCCAATTTGGTTCGACTTCAATTTGCCGATTAA
- a CDS encoding universal stress protein — protein MKHFYKAMIGLDLTEMDDILIKKTIVYLEFLGIDKCYFVHVAKDLAVPDEILKKHPELMAPGDESIEALIKTKLEEYDFPQSMEIEVSADEGAHPLDTFLRKARIKDVDIIIMGRKETIEGSGSLAKGIAKKAPCSVLLLQEKRPPGLPKKIMIPSDFSDHTDLIFTFGERISEELNAELIPVHLYEVPHGYSKTGKSYEEFAEIMKENAQQDYDRFIQKFDHKNVGCRFVLNNGEGQGKALLSEAQEIGADMILLGSRGRTKSAAILLGSVAEKLIAVNNVLPMLIFKKKGETMGFFEALFKI, from the coding sequence ATGAAGCATTTTTATAAGGCCATGATTGGTCTTGATCTTACGGAGATGGATGATATCCTGATCAAAAAGACAATAGTATATCTGGAATTCTTAGGGATAGATAAATGCTACTTTGTCCATGTAGCCAAAGACCTGGCAGTGCCTGATGAGATTCTGAAGAAACATCCCGAGCTGATGGCCCCGGGGGATGAATCTATAGAAGCATTGATTAAAACCAAGCTCGAAGAATATGATTTTCCGCAAAGCATGGAAATCGAAGTTTCCGCAGATGAAGGCGCCCACCCATTGGACACCTTCCTGAGAAAGGCCAGAATCAAGGATGTGGACATCATCATCATGGGCAGAAAAGAAACTATTGAAGGAAGCGGATCCTTAGCCAAAGGAATCGCAAAAAAAGCTCCGTGCTCTGTTCTGCTTTTGCAGGAAAAAAGACCTCCGGGCCTGCCTAAAAAAATCATGATCCCCTCAGACTTCTCTGATCACACTGATTTGATCTTCACGTTTGGAGAACGGATTTCTGAAGAGTTAAATGCAGAACTTATCCCCGTTCATCTCTATGAGGTGCCTCATGGATATTCTAAAACAGGTAAATCCTACGAGGAATTCGCAGAGATAATGAAAGAAAACGCCCAGCAGGATTACGATCGCTTTATACAGAAATTCGACCATAAGAATGTGGGCTGCCGCTTCGTACTGAACAATGGAGAGGGACAAGGCAAAGCCCTACTATCGGAAGCCCAGGAGATAGGTGCTGACATGATCTTGCTTGGCTCCCGTGGCAGAACCAAGTCCGCTGCCATCCTGCTGGGAAGTGTGGCGGAAAAACTCATAGCGGTAAACAACGTGCTTCCTATGCTGATATTCAAGAAAAAAGGCGAAACGATGGGCTTTTTTGAAGCCCTGTTTAAAATTTAA
- a CDS encoding FtsX-like permease family protein, with protein MNLSFFIAARYFRSKKKRNFIAILSRISMVGVAVGTMALVIVMSVFNGLEDLIRTIFASFDAELKIEATVGKSFLTTEEWLDSIRSIEGVAVLTEVIEDNALLEYNGQQMVGRIKGVSENFLDQERFSKGYFWGDTTLGTALNPAAILGRGVGFFLSVNLDNVHVPLKIYYPKAPRSAATIDPSQFYESAVLKPVAYFSVDRQFDDEYVIAPLYFVRDLLKYGDKRTALEVKVAKGHAITEVQKRLRAHLGSGFLVKNADEQHAGLLRTVQMEKLFVFLTLTFILAIASFNIFFSLSMLAIEKKKDIAVLKAMGATDKLIRHIFLKQGALIAFSGALIGLILGYLICWIQQTFGLVSLGISSAVVDAYPVKMIWKDFLWISIAMIGITFLASSRPAWIASQVDPVKEV; from the coding sequence TTGAATCTTAGTTTTTTCATAGCCGCCAGGTATTTCCGCAGTAAGAAAAAGCGGAATTTCATCGCCATTCTCTCCAGGATCTCCATGGTAGGAGTTGCTGTGGGTACCATGGCCTTGGTGATTGTGATGTCTGTATTCAACGGCTTGGAGGATTTGATTCGTACTATTTTTGCAAGCTTCGACGCGGAACTGAAAATCGAAGCTACAGTGGGCAAAAGTTTTTTGACCACTGAGGAATGGCTGGATAGTATCCGAAGTATTGAAGGGGTGGCAGTTCTTACAGAAGTGATAGAGGATAATGCCTTGCTGGAGTATAATGGCCAGCAGATGGTGGGGAGGATTAAAGGCGTATCCGAAAATTTTTTGGATCAGGAAAGGTTCTCCAAGGGTTATTTTTGGGGAGATACCACGTTGGGCACTGCACTCAATCCAGCGGCTATTCTAGGAAGGGGAGTGGGGTTTTTTCTCTCGGTAAACTTGGATAACGTCCATGTCCCCCTGAAAATCTACTATCCCAAAGCCCCAAGAAGCGCCGCTACTATAGACCCTTCCCAGTTTTATGAGTCGGCTGTATTGAAACCTGTCGCATATTTTAGCGTAGATCGGCAGTTTGACGACGAGTATGTGATTGCCCCATTGTACTTTGTCAGGGATCTGCTTAAATATGGGGATAAGAGAACTGCCCTCGAGGTGAAGGTAGCCAAGGGGCATGCGATCACCGAGGTACAGAAAAGACTCAGGGCGCACTTAGGATCCGGATTTCTGGTCAAAAATGCCGATGAACAACATGCAGGACTGTTGCGTACTGTGCAGATGGAGAAATTGTTCGTTTTTCTCACGTTGACGTTTATTTTGGCCATTGCATCCTTTAATATTTTCTTTTCCCTAAGTATGCTGGCGATAGAAAAAAAGAAGGATATAGCAGTTTTAAAGGCAATGGGAGCCACGGACAAACTAATTAGGCATATTTTCCTGAAGCAAGGTGCGTTGATCGCATTTAGTGGCGCTTTGATCGGGTTGATACTAGGATATTTGATCTGCTGGATACAGCAGACATTCGGGCTGGTTTCTTTGGGGATTTCTTCTGCAGTGGTTGATGCTTACCCAGTCAAAATGATTTGGAAGGATTTTTTATGGATAAGTATAGCCATGATAGGGATTACATTTCTAGCTTCATCGCGACCGGCATGGATAGCTTCCCAAGTCGATCCGGTGAAAGAAGTCTAA
- a CDS encoding phage tail sheath C-terminal domain-containing protein, with product MADFKTPGVYVQEISTLPASIAPVATAIPAFVGYTASRSKNGETLPVNKPVRVTSYLEYKEIFGESYPEDYGVTLTLDADGITQVAINNPGNFSPYRMTYQVYMYFNNGGGPCYIVSVGDMVPGPDPAPASIVPTALIAGINALEEEDEPTLLVVPEAVILSTIDRKTVHETLLTQCAKLQDRFALMDALHIPGQTVAEDGATFRAEVGTSDLKYGASYYPSLKTSLYKYYSESKLTITDNRGGAGLGPFHNKSLHALGNGDAFATATIRINNTANITGDVFTIGGTAYTAGTSFTPGVTDINTADALLNAINDTADPLFTASRTPSTSTLILVATTPGGDGASIPLTYVDDNDDGGAVISGSGTFSWQAPDKTLYNTIIAKLQAKKMELYPSASMAGICARVDRQRGVWKAPANVDVRGVSRPVVLVNAEDQGLLNVDPTSGKSINAIRFFQGKGNLVWGARTLAGNDNEWKYIPVRRLYIFVEESVKKATEFVVFEPNDANTWLRVKTMIENFLSNLWRDGALAGAKPEDAFFVNVGLGKTMTALDILEGKLIVEIGMAAVRPAEFIILKFSHKLQES from the coding sequence ATGGCAGACTTTAAAACCCCTGGGGTTTATGTTCAGGAAATATCAACCCTTCCCGCATCTATTGCTCCGGTCGCCACGGCGATCCCGGCCTTTGTCGGTTACACTGCATCGAGATCAAAAAACGGAGAAACACTCCCCGTCAATAAACCGGTGCGCGTTACTTCCTACCTCGAGTACAAGGAGATTTTCGGAGAATCCTATCCGGAAGATTATGGAGTCACTTTGACATTGGATGCAGATGGGATTACCCAGGTGGCCATCAATAATCCGGGCAATTTTTCTCCATACCGGATGACTTACCAGGTCTATATGTATTTCAACAATGGAGGAGGCCCTTGCTACATCGTGTCTGTAGGAGATATGGTTCCCGGTCCAGATCCTGCCCCGGCTTCCATTGTCCCAACGGCATTGATAGCAGGGATTAATGCTTTGGAGGAAGAAGACGAGCCTACACTTCTGGTTGTACCAGAGGCGGTGATTTTAAGTACCATCGATAGAAAAACAGTCCATGAAACGCTCCTTACTCAATGTGCGAAACTACAGGATCGATTTGCTCTGATGGATGCGCTGCATATTCCAGGACAAACCGTTGCGGAAGACGGTGCGACGTTCAGAGCAGAAGTAGGAACAAGTGATTTAAAGTACGGTGCTTCTTACTATCCTTCTCTGAAAACTTCACTTTATAAGTACTATTCCGAAAGCAAACTTACGATCACAGATAACCGCGGAGGAGCAGGATTAGGGCCATTTCACAACAAAAGCCTGCATGCCTTGGGAAATGGAGATGCGTTTGCAACAGCTACAATACGCATAAATAATACTGCAAATATAACTGGCGATGTATTCACAATAGGAGGAACAGCTTATACAGCAGGCACTTCATTTACTCCTGGAGTAACAGACATCAATACTGCTGACGCATTGCTGAATGCAATCAATGACACAGCAGACCCTCTATTTACCGCATCCAGAACACCTTCTACCTCCACACTTATCTTGGTGGCAACTACTCCCGGCGGGGATGGTGCTTCCATTCCATTGACTTATGTAGACGATAATGATGACGGAGGGGCAGTAATCTCAGGATCTGGGACCTTTTCGTGGCAAGCTCCAGACAAAACTCTTTACAATACCATCATTGCCAAGCTTCAAGCTAAAAAAATGGAACTCTATCCAAGTGCTTCCATGGCGGGAATCTGTGCGAGAGTAGACCGTCAACGAGGTGTTTGGAAAGCTCCTGCCAACGTAGATGTGCGGGGAGTAAGCAGACCTGTAGTTCTAGTCAATGCAGAAGATCAAGGCCTGCTCAATGTAGACCCTACTTCCGGAAAATCCATCAATGCCATCCGCTTCTTCCAAGGCAAAGGCAACTTGGTTTGGGGAGCAAGAACATTGGCTGGTAACGACAACGAATGGAAGTATATCCCTGTACGAAGGCTCTACATATTTGTAGAGGAATCGGTGAAAAAAGCCACCGAATTTGTTGTCTTCGAACCCAACGATGCCAATACCTGGCTGAGGGTAAAAACCATGATTGAGAACTTCCTGAGCAATCTCTGGAGAGACGGTGCTCTGGCCGGTGCAAAACCTGAAGATGCATTTTTTGTCAACGTTGGTCTTGGCAAGACCATGACTGCCTTGGATATTTTGGAAGGCAAACTAATCGTAGAAATCGGAATGGCGGCAGTACGACCGGCAGAATTCATCATCCTGAAGTTTTCTCACAAACTACAGGAATCCTAA
- the rbfA gene encoding 30S ribosome-binding factor RbfA, with amino-acid sequence MESKRQQKYAKLIQKELGDIFQKESKHLIGRAMVTITRVMMSPDLGLAKVYLSFLLADAEATFKLINDHKKEIRHQLAKRIGKSVRVIPEIAFFPDDSAAYAQHMDQVISKLDIPPAPTEEEDQQED; translated from the coding sequence ATGGAAAGTAAAAGACAACAAAAATACGCAAAACTCATTCAAAAAGAGCTGGGAGATATCTTCCAAAAAGAGTCTAAGCACTTAATAGGTCGTGCCATGGTGACTATCACCCGGGTGATGATGAGCCCTGATTTGGGCTTGGCTAAAGTTTACCTTAGTTTTTTGCTCGCTGATGCTGAAGCGACATTCAAGCTAATCAATGACCACAAGAAGGAAATCAGACATCAATTGGCTAAGCGCATAGGTAAATCAGTACGTGTCATCCCTGAAATCGCTTTTTTCCCGGATGACTCAGCCGCCTATGCACAGCACATGGATCAAGTGATTTCCAAACTGGATATACCACCGGCTCCCACCGAAGAAGAAGATCAACAAGAGGATTAA
- a CDS encoding phage tail protein, whose translation MAVAYPVSVFHFQVEWGGSRIGFTEVSGLTVELQSIDYREGSSLEYHVSKMPGIPQYSNITLKRGIFRADNEFFQWLNTVKMNNIERRDLTISLLNEEHEPVMVWKVKEAWPCKVEGPSLNSTGNEVAVESIELCHEGLAIETP comes from the coding sequence ATGGCAGTAGCATATCCAGTTTCCGTCTTTCATTTTCAGGTAGAATGGGGCGGTTCGCGCATCGGTTTCACAGAAGTATCTGGCCTGACTGTGGAGCTTCAGAGCATAGATTATCGGGAAGGCAGTTCCCTAGAATATCATGTAAGCAAAATGCCAGGTATTCCTCAATACTCCAATATCACGCTGAAAAGAGGCATTTTCCGGGCCGACAATGAATTTTTCCAATGGCTCAATACCGTCAAAATGAACAACATCGAAAGACGGGATTTGACGATCAGCTTACTCAATGAAGAACACGAGCCCGTGATGGTTTGGAAGGTAAAAGAAGCCTGGCCATGCAAAGTGGAAGGCCCATCTCTGAATTCCACCGGAAATGAAGTAGCCGTCGAAAGCATTGAGCTTTGCCATGAAGGCCTGGCAATAGAAACTCCATAA
- a CDS encoding DUF5908 family protein produces MPIEIKELIIRTTVDAAESRPTGKGNKNPDTGAVMEGIRELSRLIKEKNER; encoded by the coding sequence ATGCCCATAGAAATCAAAGAACTTATCATTCGGACCACGGTGGACGCTGCAGAATCAAGACCCACAGGAAAGGGAAACAAAAATCCGGATACCGGAGCAGTCATGGAAGGGATCCGTGAACTCAGCAGATTGATCAAAGAAAAAAACGAGAGGTAA
- a CDS encoding phage tail protein, whose protein sequence is MALLYPPTGFHFLVRFEGLLLKYPAMPDFGFQEVSGLSVEIGVEEYAEGGENRFKHRMPNPVSYPNLVLKRGMAISSQIAKWFKDSVEGFEFEAQEITVILLSPEKLPLQAWNFVNAWPVKWSIEGFNAMENTMMIENIEFAYQYYRRISPDDISL, encoded by the coding sequence ATGGCTTTACTCTATCCACCTACTGGCTTTCACTTTCTGGTACGCTTTGAGGGATTGCTACTCAAATATCCCGCAATGCCAGATTTTGGATTTCAGGAAGTCTCGGGCTTGAGTGTAGAAATCGGCGTGGAAGAATATGCGGAAGGTGGTGAAAACCGCTTCAAACATCGCATGCCAAATCCGGTCTCCTATCCCAACCTGGTCTTGAAACGCGGGATGGCGATCAGTTCCCAGATTGCAAAATGGTTTAAAGACAGCGTGGAAGGGTTTGAATTTGAGGCGCAGGAGATTACGGTTATTCTATTGAGCCCGGAAAAATTGCCTTTGCAAGCCTGGAATTTTGTCAATGCCTGGCCGGTAAAATGGTCTATCGAAGGCTTCAACGCAATGGAAAACACCATGATGATCGAAAACATAGAATTCGCCTATCAATACTATCGAAGAATCAGTCCAGACGACATTTCCCTCTAA